A DNA window from Chlorocebus sabaeus isolate Y175 unplaced genomic scaffold, mChlSab1.0.hap1 unalloc_scaffold_109, whole genome shotgun sequence contains the following coding sequences:
- the LOC140710952 gene encoding tubulin beta-8 chain-like isoform X3 — MREIVLTQAGQCGNQIGAKFWEVISDEHAIYSAGTYHGDSRLQLERVDVYYNEACGGRYVPRAVLVDLEPGTLDSVRSGPFGQIFRPDNFIFGQSGAGNNWARGHYTEGAELMESVMDVVRKEAESCDCLQGFQLTHSLGRGTGSGMGTLLLSKIREEYPDRIINTFSILPSPKVSDTVVEPYNATLSVHQLIENADETFCIDNEALYDICSRTLKLPTPTYGDLNHLVSATMSGVTTCLRFPGQLNADLRKLAVNMVPFPRLHFFLPGFAPLTSRGSQQYRALTVAELTQQMFDARNMMAACDPRHGRYLTAAAIFRGRMPMREVDEQMFNIQNKNSSYFADWLPHNVKTAICDIPPRELKMSATFIGNNTAIQELFKRVSEQFTAMFRRKAFLHWYTGEGMDEMEFTEAESNMNDLVSEYQQYQDATAEEEEFEEYAEEEEEERPRIFLF, encoded by the exons ATGAGGGAGATCGTGCTCACGCAGGCCGGGCAGTGCGGGAACCAGATCGGCGCCAAG TTCTGGGAGGTGATCTCGGACGAACACGCCATCTACTCCGCGGGCACCTACCACGGGGACAGCCGCCTGCAGCTGGAGCGCGTCGACGTGTACTACAACGAGGCCTGCG GTGGCAGGTACGTGCCCCGCGCTGTGCTGGTGGATCTGGAGCCGGGCACTCTGGACTCTGTGCGCTCGGGGCCTTTCGGGCAGATCTTCAGGCCGGACAACTTCATCTTCG GTCAGAGTGGGGCCGGAAACAACTGGGCCAGGGGGCACTATACAGAAGGCGCGGAGCTGATGGAGTCAGTGATGGACGTTGTCAGAAAGGAGGCTGAGAGCtgtgactgcctgcagggtttCCAGCTGACCCACTCCCTGGGTCGGGGGACGGGGTCTGGGATGGGTACCCTTCTGCTCAGTAAGATCCGGGAGGAGTACCCAGACAGGATCATAAACACATTCAGCATCCTGCCCTCGCCCAAGGTGTCAGACACGGTGGTGGAGCCCTACAACGCCACCCTCTCCGTCCACCAGCTCATAGAAAATGCAGACGAGACCTTCTGTATAGACAACGAAGCGTTATACGACATCTGTTCCAGGACCCTGAAACTGCCCACGCCCACCTACGGTGACCTGAACCACctggtgtctgccaccatgaGCGGGGTCACCACGTGCCTGCGCTTCCCAGGCCAGCTGAATGCTGACCTGCGGAAGCTGGCCGTGAACATGGTCCCGTTTCCCCGGCTGCACTTCTTCCTGCCCGGCTTTGCCCCCCTGACCAGCCGGGGCAGTCAGCAGTACCGGGCCCTGACGGTGGCTGAGCTTACACAGCAGATGTTTGATGCCAGGAATATGATGGCAGCTTGTGACCCCCGTCATGGCCGCTACCTAACGGCTGCTGCCATTTTCAGGGGTCGCATGCCCATGAGGGAGGTGGATGAACAAATGTTCAACATTCAAAATAAGAACAGCAGCTACTTCGCTGACTGGCTCCCCCACAATGTCAAAACAGCCATCTGTGACATCCCACCCCGGGAGCTAAAAATGTCAGCCACCTTCATTGGGAACAACACGGCCATCCAGGAACTCTTCAAGCGTGTCTCAGAGCAGTTTACAGCAATGTTCCGGCGCAAGGCCTTCCTCCATTGGTATACGGGCGAGGGGATGGATGAGATGGAATTTACGGAGGCGGAGAGCAACATGAACGACCTGGTTTCTGAGTATCAACAGTATCAGGATGCCACAGCCGAGGAGGAGGAGTTTGAGGAAtatgctgaggaggaggaggaggagaggcctAGAATTTTCCTTTTCTAG
- the LOC140710952 gene encoding tubulin beta-8 chain-like isoform X2 — protein MTQTASNFLLFQLNLSKIEEPIQTTAGTPELPNRRSTPRDSQFWEVISDEHAIYSAGTYHGDSRLQLERVDVYYNEACGGRYVPRAVLVDLEPGTLDSVRSGPFGQIFRPDNFIFGQSGAGNNWARGHYTEGAELMESVMDVVRKEAESCDCLQGFQLTHSLGRGTGSGMGTLLLSKIREEYPDRIINTFSILPSPKVSDTVVEPYNATLSVHQLIENADETFCIDNEALYDICSRTLKLPTPTYGDLNHLVSATMSGVTTCLRFPGQLNADLRKLAVNMVPFPRLHFFLPGFAPLTSRGSQQYRALTVAELTQQMFDARNMMAACDPRHGRYLTAAAIFRGRMPMREVDEQMFNIQNKNSSYFADWLPHNVKTAICDIPPRELKMSATFIGNNTAIQELFKRVSEQFTAMFRRKAFLHWYTGEGMDEMEFTEAESNMNDLVSEYQQYQDATAEEEEFEEYAEEEEEERPRIFLF, from the exons ATGACCCAAACAGCCAgcaattttctccttttccagttAAACCTGTCCAAAATTGAGGAACCTATCCAG ACCACAGCAGGGACACCTGAGCTCCCCAACAGACGTTCAACGCCAAGGGACTCACAG TTCTGGGAGGTGATCTCGGACGAACACGCCATCTACTCCGCGGGCACCTACCACGGGGACAGCCGCCTGCAGCTGGAGCGCGTCGACGTGTACTACAACGAGGCCTGCG GTGGCAGGTACGTGCCCCGCGCTGTGCTGGTGGATCTGGAGCCGGGCACTCTGGACTCTGTGCGCTCGGGGCCTTTCGGGCAGATCTTCAGGCCGGACAACTTCATCTTCG GTCAGAGTGGGGCCGGAAACAACTGGGCCAGGGGGCACTATACAGAAGGCGCGGAGCTGATGGAGTCAGTGATGGACGTTGTCAGAAAGGAGGCTGAGAGCtgtgactgcctgcagggtttCCAGCTGACCCACTCCCTGGGTCGGGGGACGGGGTCTGGGATGGGTACCCTTCTGCTCAGTAAGATCCGGGAGGAGTACCCAGACAGGATCATAAACACATTCAGCATCCTGCCCTCGCCCAAGGTGTCAGACACGGTGGTGGAGCCCTACAACGCCACCCTCTCCGTCCACCAGCTCATAGAAAATGCAGACGAGACCTTCTGTATAGACAACGAAGCGTTATACGACATCTGTTCCAGGACCCTGAAACTGCCCACGCCCACCTACGGTGACCTGAACCACctggtgtctgccaccatgaGCGGGGTCACCACGTGCCTGCGCTTCCCAGGCCAGCTGAATGCTGACCTGCGGAAGCTGGCCGTGAACATGGTCCCGTTTCCCCGGCTGCACTTCTTCCTGCCCGGCTTTGCCCCCCTGACCAGCCGGGGCAGTCAGCAGTACCGGGCCCTGACGGTGGCTGAGCTTACACAGCAGATGTTTGATGCCAGGAATATGATGGCAGCTTGTGACCCCCGTCATGGCCGCTACCTAACGGCTGCTGCCATTTTCAGGGGTCGCATGCCCATGAGGGAGGTGGATGAACAAATGTTCAACATTCAAAATAAGAACAGCAGCTACTTCGCTGACTGGCTCCCCCACAATGTCAAAACAGCCATCTGTGACATCCCACCCCGGGAGCTAAAAATGTCAGCCACCTTCATTGGGAACAACACGGCCATCCAGGAACTCTTCAAGCGTGTCTCAGAGCAGTTTACAGCAATGTTCCGGCGCAAGGCCTTCCTCCATTGGTATACGGGCGAGGGGATGGATGAGATGGAATTTACGGAGGCGGAGAGCAACATGAACGACCTGGTTTCTGAGTATCAACAGTATCAGGATGCCACAGCCGAGGAGGAGGAGTTTGAGGAAtatgctgaggaggaggaggaggagaggcctAGAATTTTCCTTTTCTAG
- the LOC140710952 gene encoding tubulin beta-8 chain-like isoform X1, translated as MRGWGRWARGYFSVGGGRAGSLRVCSSSSRLSCRLDPALAMREIVLTQAGQCGNQIGAKFWEVISDEHAIYSAGTYHGDSRLQLERVDVYYNEACGGRYVPRAVLVDLEPGTLDSVRSGPFGQIFRPDNFIFGQSGAGNNWARGHYTEGAELMESVMDVVRKEAESCDCLQGFQLTHSLGRGTGSGMGTLLLSKIREEYPDRIINTFSILPSPKVSDTVVEPYNATLSVHQLIENADETFCIDNEALYDICSRTLKLPTPTYGDLNHLVSATMSGVTTCLRFPGQLNADLRKLAVNMVPFPRLHFFLPGFAPLTSRGSQQYRALTVAELTQQMFDARNMMAACDPRHGRYLTAAAIFRGRMPMREVDEQMFNIQNKNSSYFADWLPHNVKTAICDIPPRELKMSATFIGNNTAIQELFKRVSEQFTAMFRRKAFLHWYTGEGMDEMEFTEAESNMNDLVSEYQQYQDATAEEEEFEEYAEEEEEERPRIFLF; from the exons AtgcgaggctgggggaggtgggcgCGGGGCTATTTCAGCGTTGGCGGAGGGCGGGCTGGGTCACTGCGCGTCTGCTCCTCCTCCTCGCGTCTCTCCTGCCGCCTTGATCCCGCCTTAGCCATGAGGGAGATCGTGCTCACGCAGGCCGGGCAGTGCGGGAACCAGATCGGCGCCAAG TTCTGGGAGGTGATCTCGGACGAACACGCCATCTACTCCGCGGGCACCTACCACGGGGACAGCCGCCTGCAGCTGGAGCGCGTCGACGTGTACTACAACGAGGCCTGCG GTGGCAGGTACGTGCCCCGCGCTGTGCTGGTGGATCTGGAGCCGGGCACTCTGGACTCTGTGCGCTCGGGGCCTTTCGGGCAGATCTTCAGGCCGGACAACTTCATCTTCG GTCAGAGTGGGGCCGGAAACAACTGGGCCAGGGGGCACTATACAGAAGGCGCGGAGCTGATGGAGTCAGTGATGGACGTTGTCAGAAAGGAGGCTGAGAGCtgtgactgcctgcagggtttCCAGCTGACCCACTCCCTGGGTCGGGGGACGGGGTCTGGGATGGGTACCCTTCTGCTCAGTAAGATCCGGGAGGAGTACCCAGACAGGATCATAAACACATTCAGCATCCTGCCCTCGCCCAAGGTGTCAGACACGGTGGTGGAGCCCTACAACGCCACCCTCTCCGTCCACCAGCTCATAGAAAATGCAGACGAGACCTTCTGTATAGACAACGAAGCGTTATACGACATCTGTTCCAGGACCCTGAAACTGCCCACGCCCACCTACGGTGACCTGAACCACctggtgtctgccaccatgaGCGGGGTCACCACGTGCCTGCGCTTCCCAGGCCAGCTGAATGCTGACCTGCGGAAGCTGGCCGTGAACATGGTCCCGTTTCCCCGGCTGCACTTCTTCCTGCCCGGCTTTGCCCCCCTGACCAGCCGGGGCAGTCAGCAGTACCGGGCCCTGACGGTGGCTGAGCTTACACAGCAGATGTTTGATGCCAGGAATATGATGGCAGCTTGTGACCCCCGTCATGGCCGCTACCTAACGGCTGCTGCCATTTTCAGGGGTCGCATGCCCATGAGGGAGGTGGATGAACAAATGTTCAACATTCAAAATAAGAACAGCAGCTACTTCGCTGACTGGCTCCCCCACAATGTCAAAACAGCCATCTGTGACATCCCACCCCGGGAGCTAAAAATGTCAGCCACCTTCATTGGGAACAACACGGCCATCCAGGAACTCTTCAAGCGTGTCTCAGAGCAGTTTACAGCAATGTTCCGGCGCAAGGCCTTCCTCCATTGGTATACGGGCGAGGGGATGGATGAGATGGAATTTACGGAGGCGGAGAGCAACATGAACGACCTGGTTTCTGAGTATCAACAGTATCAGGATGCCACAGCCGAGGAGGAGGAGTTTGAGGAAtatgctgaggaggaggaggaggagaggcctAGAATTTTCCTTTTCTAG